A single Mustela lutreola isolate mMusLut2 chromosome X, mMusLut2.pri, whole genome shotgun sequence DNA region contains:
- the ZCCHC13 gene encoding zinc finger CCHC domain-containing protein 13, which translates to MSSNECFKCGRSGHWARGCPRAGGSRGRGARGRGRGSPCSSTNLSDICYRCGESGHHAKNCDLLEDICYNCGRSGHIAKDCMEPKREREQCCYTCGRPGHLARDCDRQEEPKCYSCGEYGHIQKDCTQVKCYRCGEIGHVAINCSKASEVNCYRCGESGHLARECPIEATA; encoded by the coding sequence ATGAGCAGTAACGAATGTTTCAAGTGTGGACGGTCTGGCCACTGGGCCCGGGGATGTCCTAGGGCAGGAGGGAGTCGAGGGCGCGGAGCCAGAGGCCGTGGTAGAGGTTCTCCGTGCAGTTCCACCAACCTGTCTGACATCTGCTACCGCTGTGGTGAGTCTGGCCATCATGCTAAGAACTGTGACCTTCTCGAGGACATTTGCTACAACTGTGGGAGAAGTGGCCACATCGCTAAAGACTGTATGGAgccgaagagagagagagagcagtgctGTTACACTTGTGGCCGACCAGGCCATCTGGCTCGTGACTGTGACCGTCAGGAAGAACCGAAGTGCTACTCTTGCGGTGAATATGGCCATATTCAGAAAGACTGTACCCAAGTCAAGTGCTACCGGTGTGGTGAGATCGGCCACGTGGCCATCAACTGCAGCAAAGCAAGCGAAGTCAACTGCTACCGCTGTGGCGAGTCCGGGCATTTGGCCCGGGAATGCCCCATTGAGGCTACTGCTTAG